A region from the Oceanidesulfovibrio marinus genome encodes:
- the betB gene encoding betaine-aldehyde dehydrogenase: MIRKKMYIDGEWVEARSGAVRQSINPCDGQPIAEVPEGGREDAQAAIAAARRAFDHDGWPQTPAAERGAMLYKLSELIVRDKEELAQLETLDTGKTLEESRWDMDDIAGIFRYFAGLADKDGGEVIDSPIPDSTSTVIREPVGVCGQISPWNYPLLQASWKMAPALAAGCTIVMKPSEITPLTTIKVTELAEEAGYPKGVVNLVLGPGASVGDELSSNHDVDLISFTGGIVTGKKIIQAASTNVKKIALELGGKNPNIIFADADFDTAVDYALNGVFFHAGQICSAGARVMVEDPIYDKFVAALKARMEKIVVGKWTDEKTQMGPLISAQHLAKVKGYVEIGQQEGAKLLLGGNLPEDPELRNGYFYMPTLFADCTNDMRIVQEEVFGPVITVERFSTEDEAVERANSTVYGLSAGFWTRDPDRIQRVSRALRFGTVWVNDFNVYFVQAPWGGYKQSGMGRELGRIGLEEYTEVKHIYQNHKTQALNWFGA; this comes from the coding sequence ATGATCCGCAAGAAAATGTACATCGACGGCGAGTGGGTGGAGGCGCGCTCCGGCGCGGTCAGGCAGTCCATCAATCCCTGCGACGGCCAGCCCATTGCCGAGGTGCCGGAAGGGGGACGCGAGGACGCACAAGCCGCCATTGCCGCGGCTAGGCGCGCATTCGATCATGACGGCTGGCCCCAGACCCCGGCGGCCGAGCGCGGAGCCATGCTCTACAAGCTCTCGGAGCTCATCGTCCGCGACAAGGAGGAGCTGGCGCAGTTGGAGACCCTGGACACGGGCAAGACCCTGGAGGAGTCCCGCTGGGACATGGATGATATCGCCGGCATCTTCCGTTACTTCGCCGGCCTGGCCGACAAGGACGGCGGCGAGGTCATCGACTCGCCCATTCCGGACTCCACCAGCACCGTCATCCGCGAGCCCGTGGGCGTGTGCGGGCAGATATCGCCGTGGAACTACCCGCTCCTGCAGGCCTCGTGGAAGATGGCCCCGGCCCTGGCCGCTGGCTGCACCATCGTTATGAAGCCCAGCGAGATCACCCCGCTGACCACCATCAAGGTCACGGAGCTGGCCGAGGAGGCCGGCTACCCCAAGGGCGTGGTCAACCTGGTGCTCGGCCCCGGCGCTAGCGTGGGCGACGAGCTGTCATCAAACCATGATGTGGACCTGATATCCTTCACCGGCGGCATCGTCACCGGCAAGAAGATCATCCAGGCGGCCAGCACCAATGTGAAGAAGATCGCGCTGGAGCTGGGCGGCAAGAACCCCAATATCATCTTTGCCGACGCCGACTTTGACACGGCCGTGGACTACGCCCTCAACGGCGTGTTCTTCCACGCCGGGCAGATCTGCTCGGCCGGCGCCCGCGTCATGGTGGAAGATCCCATCTACGACAAGTTCGTGGCCGCGCTCAAGGCGCGCATGGAAAAGATCGTGGTGGGCAAGTGGACCGACGAGAAAACCCAGATGGGGCCGCTCATCTCGGCCCAGCACCTGGCCAAGGTAAAGGGATACGTCGAGATCGGGCAGCAGGAGGGCGCGAAACTTCTGCTGGGCGGAAATCTCCCTGAAGATCCGGAGCTCAGGAACGGGTACTTCTATATGCCCACCCTCTTTGCCGACTGCACCAACGACATGCGCATCGTGCAGGAAGAGGTCTTCGGCCCGGTCATCACCGTGGAGCGTTTCAGCACGGAAGACGAGGCGGTAGAGCGCGCCAACAGCACCGTCTACGGCTTGTCCGCCGGCTTCTGGACCCGCGACCCGGACCGCATCCAGCGCGTCTCGCGCGCCCTGCGCTTCGGCACCGTGTGGGTCAACGACTTCAACGTCTACTTCGTGCAGGCCCCCTGGGGCGGCTACAAGCAGTCCGGCATGGGCCGGGAGCTGGGCCGCATCGGCCTGGAGGAGTACACCGAGGTCAAACACATCTACCAGAACCACAAGACACAGGCCCTGAACTGGTTCGGGGCCTAG
- a CDS encoding ABC transporter substrate-binding protein — translation MSGYAKKILTVVLALTLSVVFFCGSAMAEKKEIRFVYVGWTGVTIKTELAKTILDCLGYETESNLVSVPIAYKAMALNESDIFLGNWMPSMKSVADPFFKDGSVVQYVANMPGAKYTLAVPTYEYEAGLQSFEDIAKFGDKLDWKIYGIEEGNDGNQIIQAMIDKDMYGLGKFELVPSSEPAMLMQVQSYAKDKQWIVFLGWAPHSMNERIDMKYLKGSTAETFGENDGTATVYTNIRKGFADEHPNVAKLLQNLKFPVPMMNQIMLAMHQDQDLKAKDAGIAWLKKNPDTYKGWLDGVTTADGKPALPAFEECLSGM, via the coding sequence ATGTCTGGTTACGCGAAAAAAATTCTGACTGTTGTTCTGGCCCTGACCCTGTCCGTGGTCTTCTTCTGCGGATCGGCCATGGCCGAGAAAAAGGAAATCCGCTTTGTCTACGTCGGCTGGACCGGCGTGACCATCAAGACCGAGCTGGCCAAAACCATCCTGGACTGCCTGGGCTACGAGACCGAGTCCAACCTGGTCTCCGTGCCCATCGCTTACAAGGCCATGGCTCTGAACGAGTCCGATATTTTTCTGGGCAACTGGATGCCCTCCATGAAGTCGGTGGCCGACCCGTTCTTCAAGGATGGCAGCGTGGTGCAGTACGTGGCCAACATGCCCGGCGCCAAGTACACCCTGGCCGTGCCCACCTATGAGTACGAGGCCGGCCTGCAAAGCTTCGAGGATATCGCCAAGTTCGGCGACAAGCTCGACTGGAAGATCTACGGCATCGAAGAAGGCAACGACGGCAACCAGATCATCCAGGCTATGATCGACAAGGATATGTACGGCCTGGGCAAGTTCGAGCTTGTGCCCTCCAGCGAGCCGGCCATGCTCATGCAGGTGCAGTCCTACGCCAAGGACAAGCAGTGGATCGTGTTCCTCGGCTGGGCCCCCCACAGCATGAACGAACGCATCGACATGAAGTACCTCAAGGGCAGCACGGCCGAAACCTTCGGCGAAAACGACGGCACCGCCACCGTGTACACCAACATCCGCAAAGGCTTTGCCGACGAACACCCCAATGTTGCAAAGCTCCTGCAGAACCTGAAGTTCCCTGTGCCCATGATGAACCAGATCATGCTCGCCATGCATCAGGACCAGGACCTGAAAGCCAAGGATGCCGGCATCGCCTGGCTGAAAAAGAACCCCGACACCTACAAGGGCTGGCTCGACGGCGTGACCACTGCCGACGGCAAACCGGCTCTGCCCGCATTCGAAGAATGCCTCTCAGGGATGTAA